From Actinoplanes oblitus, a single genomic window includes:
- a CDS encoding MDR family MFS transporter has product MVTMSGLVIAMLLAMLDNMIVAPALPTIVGDLDGLNHLAWVTTGYILASTVATPIWGKLGDLLGRRITFLSSIAIFLIGSALCGMSQNMGELIAFRAVQGLGAGGLMVGVMAVLADIVPPRERGKYQGVMMAVMPVAMIGGPLVGGFITDNLNWRWAFYVNLPLGVVALAVCWFVLAKLPRGKGQVRIDWLGAGLLSAWITTLVLITTWGGSEYDWASPQILGLAAVTLLAFAAFVLVERRATEPIMPLSVFANRNFTLAGVLSLIVGFAMFGGITLLPQFQQYVQGSSATNSGLLLMPMMLAAMVVSLVGGQVITRTGRYRALPIAGTVLMTTGLALFATMDTGTSRLTTGVFMAILGAGMGCLMQTTMLIAQNSSPVHAIGAATGAATFLRNMGGSLGVSLLTTLYTNHLIDSLGGSGQAASSAGSMTPAMLRGLPENVRHAFSVAVSDGVSAAFTWGAAAAAAGIVIALLIRHVPLRGFADAPKPEPAAELQSA; this is encoded by the coding sequence CCTGGCCTCCACCGTCGCCACCCCGATCTGGGGCAAGCTCGGCGACCTGCTCGGCCGGCGGATCACCTTCCTCTCCTCGATCGCGATCTTCCTGATCGGCTCGGCGCTCTGCGGCATGTCGCAGAACATGGGCGAGCTGATCGCGTTCCGGGCGGTCCAGGGCCTGGGCGCCGGCGGCCTGATGGTCGGCGTGATGGCGGTGCTGGCCGACATCGTGCCGCCTCGCGAGCGCGGCAAGTACCAGGGCGTGATGATGGCCGTCATGCCGGTCGCCATGATCGGTGGTCCGCTGGTCGGCGGTTTCATCACCGACAACCTGAACTGGCGCTGGGCGTTCTACGTCAACCTGCCGCTCGGCGTGGTCGCCCTGGCGGTCTGCTGGTTCGTGCTGGCCAAGCTGCCCCGCGGCAAGGGTCAGGTGCGCATCGACTGGCTGGGCGCCGGGCTGCTCAGCGCCTGGATCACCACCCTGGTCCTGATCACCACCTGGGGCGGCAGCGAGTACGACTGGGCCTCCCCGCAGATCCTCGGCCTGGCCGCGGTCACCCTGCTGGCATTCGCCGCCTTCGTCCTGGTCGAGCGCCGCGCCACCGAGCCGATCATGCCGCTCTCGGTCTTCGCCAACCGCAACTTCACCCTGGCCGGCGTGCTCAGCCTGATCGTCGGGTTCGCGATGTTCGGCGGCATCACCCTGCTCCCGCAGTTCCAGCAGTACGTGCAGGGTTCCTCGGCCACCAACAGCGGCCTGCTGCTGATGCCGATGATGCTCGCCGCCATGGTGGTCTCGCTCGTCGGCGGCCAGGTGATCACCCGGACCGGCAGGTACCGGGCGCTGCCGATCGCCGGCACCGTGCTGATGACCACCGGCCTGGCCCTGTTCGCCACCATGGACACCGGCACCTCGCGCCTCACCACCGGCGTGTTCATGGCGATCCTCGGCGCCGGGATGGGCTGCCTCATGCAGACCACCATGCTGATCGCGCAGAACAGCTCGCCGGTGCACGCCATCGGCGCGGCGACCGGCGCGGCCACCTTCCTGCGCAACATGGGCGGCTCGCTCGGCGTCTCGCTGCTCACCACGCTCTACACCAACCACCTGATCGACTCGCTGGGCGGCAGCGGGCAGGCCGCCTCCTCGGCGGGCAGCATGACCCCGGCCATGCTGCGCGGCCTGCCGGAGAACGTCCGGCACGCCTTTTCCGTCGCCGTCAGCGACGGCGTCAGCGCCGCCTTCACCTGGGGCGCCGCGGCGGCCGCGGCCGGCATCGTCATCGCGCTCCTCATCCGGCACGTGCCGCTGCGCGGGTTCGCCGATGCGCCGAAACCCGAGCCGGCCGCCGAGTTGCAGAGTGCGTGA
- a CDS encoding MerR family transcriptional regulator has translation MRIGELADRTGVSVRALRYYEEQQLLYAVRSPSGQRHYPDTAVERVHLIQQLYAAGLSSRTIHDLLPCVDAGVSTPESAARLVAERDRIDEQIAGLIATRDRLDAVIASTGDCRAVPSGAAPRRAGS, from the coding sequence ATGCGTATCGGGGAGCTGGCCGACCGGACCGGCGTGAGCGTGCGCGCTCTGCGGTACTACGAGGAGCAACAGCTGCTGTACGCGGTTCGCAGCCCGAGCGGCCAGCGCCACTACCCGGACACCGCCGTGGAGCGTGTCCACCTGATCCAGCAGCTGTACGCGGCCGGCCTGTCCAGCAGAACGATCCACGACCTGCTGCCGTGCGTCGACGCGGGCGTCAGCACGCCGGAGTCGGCCGCCCGCCTGGTCGCCGAACGCGACCGGATCGACGAGCAGATCGCCGGCCTGATCGCGACCCGTGACCGCCTGGACGCGGTGATCGCCTCGACCGGCGACTGCCGTGCGGTGCCGAGCGGCGCCGCACCGCGCCGGGCCGGCAGCTGA
- a CDS encoding SDR family oxidoreductase: MKITDSVALVTGANRGLGRQFARQLLERGARKVYATARTPEKIDIPGVETLRLDITDPASVAAVASAATDVDLLINNAGVSTYTNLVTGDLDRIRLELDTHFYGTLAMIRAFAPLLAANGGGAILNVLSALSWFSYDGANAYAVAKAAEWSLTNGVRLELAKQRTLVTGVHLGAADTDMMAGYDGPLLDPAQVVRAALDGVEAGRLEVVVDEWSATVKAALSRDPHEFYRSSLTA; the protein is encoded by the coding sequence ATGAAGATCACTGACTCCGTCGCCCTGGTGACCGGTGCCAACCGCGGCCTCGGCCGGCAGTTCGCCCGGCAGCTGCTGGAGCGCGGCGCACGCAAGGTGTACGCCACCGCGCGCACCCCAGAGAAGATCGACATCCCGGGCGTCGAGACGCTGCGGCTGGACATCACCGACCCCGCGTCGGTCGCGGCGGTGGCGTCCGCCGCCACCGACGTCGACCTGCTGATCAACAACGCCGGCGTCTCGACCTACACCAACCTGGTCACCGGCGATCTGGACCGGATCCGGCTGGAGCTGGACACCCACTTCTACGGCACCCTGGCCATGATCAGGGCGTTCGCCCCGCTGCTCGCGGCGAACGGCGGCGGCGCGATCCTCAACGTGCTCTCCGCGCTGTCCTGGTTTTCCTACGACGGCGCCAACGCCTACGCCGTGGCCAAAGCCGCCGAATGGAGCCTGACCAACGGGGTGCGCCTGGAACTGGCCAAGCAGAGGACCCTGGTGACCGGCGTACACCTGGGAGCGGCCGACACCGACATGATGGCCGGGTACGACGGGCCGCTGCTCGACCCGGCGCAGGTGGTCCGCGCGGCGCTGGACGGCGTCGAGGCCGGCCGCCTGGAGGTGGTCGTCGACGAGTGGAGCGCCACCGTCAAGGCGGCGCTCTCCCGTGACCCGCACGAGTTCTATCGGTCGTCGCTGACCGCCTGA
- a CDS encoding spore photoproduct lyase family protein — translation MTGELLDIRRIYVEPAAAELPRGKEILARFPDAQRVEVESHHRIPELYGAETNVRRWVRIKREALVLGVKKTLTARPNGRSADFIAPSTANGCAMACAYCYVPRHKGYSNPITVFANIDKIAGYLQRHAGRQGSKPAPNECDPFAWVYDIGENSDCSVDARISDNVRDLVELFRRLPNAKASFATKHVNRDLLDWAPGGRTRIRFSLMPPRDAKILDIRTSPIAERIAAIDEFVAAGYEVHVNFSPVVVRDGWLGDWAELLDELDAGLGTAAKKQLAAEVIFLTHNRDLHDVNLGWHPRAEELLWRPDLQQPKRSQNGSWNVRYRTGEKGRHVAALTGLIAERAPYLRIRYAF, via the coding sequence ATGACTGGGGAGTTGCTGGACATCCGCCGGATCTACGTCGAGCCGGCCGCCGCCGAGCTGCCGCGTGGCAAGGAGATCCTGGCACGCTTTCCGGACGCGCAGCGGGTCGAGGTCGAGTCGCACCACCGGATCCCGGAGCTGTACGGCGCCGAGACCAACGTGCGGCGGTGGGTGCGGATCAAGCGGGAAGCCCTGGTGCTCGGGGTCAAGAAGACGCTGACCGCACGGCCGAACGGGCGGTCCGCCGACTTCATCGCGCCGTCCACCGCGAACGGGTGCGCGATGGCCTGCGCCTACTGTTACGTCCCGCGGCACAAGGGCTACAGCAACCCGATCACGGTGTTCGCCAACATCGACAAGATTGCCGGCTATCTGCAGCGGCACGCCGGGCGGCAGGGAAGCAAGCCCGCGCCCAACGAGTGCGATCCGTTCGCCTGGGTCTACGACATCGGGGAGAACTCGGACTGCTCCGTCGACGCCCGGATCAGTGACAACGTCCGCGATCTGGTCGAGCTGTTCCGCCGGCTGCCCAACGCGAAGGCGTCGTTCGCCACCAAGCACGTGAATCGGGACCTGCTCGACTGGGCGCCGGGCGGTCGTACCCGGATCAGGTTCTCGTTGATGCCGCCGCGCGATGCCAAGATCCTGGACATCCGGACCTCGCCGATCGCGGAGCGGATCGCCGCGATCGACGAATTCGTCGCGGCCGGCTACGAGGTGCACGTCAACTTCAGCCCGGTGGTGGTCCGGGACGGCTGGCTCGGCGACTGGGCGGAGCTGCTCGACGAGCTCGACGCCGGCCTCGGGACGGCGGCGAAGAAGCAGCTCGCGGCCGAGGTGATCTTCCTGACCCACAATCGGGATCTGCACGACGTCAACCTGGGCTGGCATCCCCGGGCCGAGGAGCTGCTCTGGCGCCCGGACCTGCAGCAGCCGAAACGCTCGCAGAACGGCTCGTGGAACGTGCGGTACCGGACCGGCGAGAAGGGCCGGCACGTCGCGGCGCTCACCGGTCTGATCGCCGAGCGCGCGCCCTACCTGCGCATCCGCTACGCGTTCTGA
- a CDS encoding TMEM175 family protein, translating into MIEPEQPAASTERLVLFTDAVAAIAITLLILPLLETLADVEEHTDLSELIRENLPGFGAFLLGFAVIFRFWWGHHRVFGHLSRLSGPIVILSGLWTLSIVMLPIQTAIITDFPPSSGTVALYCGTMLLAVGALATLSAYAYRHPELSAGRTPLPFPVVTGSLVTFGALLLAGVIGVAFPQINYWAFFLLFLTGPVEKLLRSRRRRVRQSV; encoded by the coding sequence ATGATCGAACCTGAACAGCCGGCCGCCTCGACGGAGCGTCTCGTCCTCTTCACCGATGCGGTAGCCGCGATCGCGATCACCCTGCTCATCCTGCCGCTCCTGGAGACCCTCGCCGACGTCGAGGAACACACGGACCTGAGCGAGCTGATCCGGGAGAACCTTCCCGGATTCGGCGCCTTCCTGCTGGGTTTCGCCGTGATCTTCCGGTTCTGGTGGGGCCATCACCGGGTGTTCGGCCATCTGTCCCGGTTGAGCGGGCCGATCGTGATCCTCAGTGGGCTGTGGACCCTGTCCATCGTGATGCTGCCGATCCAGACCGCGATCATCACCGACTTCCCGCCGTCCAGCGGCACCGTGGCGCTGTACTGCGGCACCATGCTGCTGGCCGTCGGGGCACTCGCCACGTTGTCGGCCTACGCGTACCGGCACCCGGAACTGAGTGCCGGCCGGACTCCGCTCCCGTTCCCGGTGGTGACCGGTTCGCTGGTGACCTTCGGTGCGCTGCTGCTCGCCGGGGTGATCGGCGTCGCCTTCCCGCAGATCAACTATTGGGCGTTCTTCCTGCTGTTCCTCACCGGGCCGGTGGAGAAGCTGTTGCGGTCGCGCCGCCGCCGCGTCCGGCAGAGCGTCTGA
- a CDS encoding discoidin domain-containing protein, producing MKQRPRPALLAGVLAMLLGLATVAVTSVASAADALLSQGRPALASSVEGADVSADKAFDGDAGTRWSSQFADPQWIRVDLGATATISKVTLQWEGAYGKAYKIQTSPDGTAWTDVYATTSGAGGTEELTVSGSGRYVRLYGTARSGGYGYSLYEFKVYGSTGGTPGGECTTNAAQGQPATASSQEGADVSADKAFDGNTGTRWSSQFADPQWIRVDLGATRAICGVVLNWEGAYGKAYRIQTSPDGTTWTDAYATTTGAGGTENLTVSANGRYVRLYGTARASGYGYSLWEFKVLTGGGSTTTPTTPPTPDPNFTTVWQDDFDGTAGTSPNPANWLLRTGTQYPGGAANWGTGSVETASDATANVALDGSGKLSIKAIRDGAGKWTSGRLETQRADFTPQPGEMLKFSAVLKQPGVANAAGYWPGFRATGAAYRGNYTNWPSVGETDIMTDVNGRDQLAQTLHCGTAPDGPCAEYTGRSSGFASCVGCQAGYHEYSQVIDRTKTDEEIRFYLDGKQTWVVRESQVGVTAWNAAVHHGFYLRLDLAIGGSLPNAVAGSTTPTAETTSGGVLSVDSVTVARQTGTTPAAMTDPAVLAGPSVVKVTGTQGNWTLTVNGTPWQVKGMTYGPPQAAADGYMRDLKNMGVNTIRIWGPDANTPLLLDTAARFGIKVIVGLWLNHGADYVNDTAYKTSAKTDVLNWVNQLKGRQGVLLWDVGNEVILEMQNYGLSAAEVEARRVGYAKFVDELAEAIHAADTNHPVTSTDAYTYAWTYYKRYAPALDLLAVNSYGAIDTVKRDWIAGGYTRPYLLTEGGPAGEWEVPNDANGVPNEPSDLAKKAGYAYSWNAIKGHAGVALGATEFHYGLENDFGGVWLNTTTGGWRRLGYAALREAYTGQPVPNTAPEISAMTVSSSTAVPAGGTFTVGVSASDPQGDAIRYNLMASDKHINGNKGLRYLTYTQTADGKFTVRAPETLGVWKVYVYAYDGQGNVGIEQRSVKVVPPVLPGTNLAKGRAATASTYQPTGTNGPQLPSYAVDGDYGTRWASEWVDTAWLRVDLGSVQSFDHVALAWEAAYATSYQVQTSSDGTNWTTVYATAAGDGGFDNLAVTGSARYVRVNNTARATAYGYSLYEFGVYKS from the coding sequence ATGAAACAGAGACCCAGACCGGCCCTGCTGGCGGGTGTCCTCGCCATGCTGCTCGGCCTCGCCACGGTCGCGGTGACCAGCGTGGCCAGCGCCGCCGACGCGCTGCTCTCCCAGGGCAGGCCGGCCCTCGCCTCGTCGGTCGAGGGCGCCGACGTCTCCGCCGACAAGGCTTTCGACGGCGACGCCGGCACCCGGTGGTCCAGCCAGTTCGCCGACCCGCAGTGGATCCGGGTGGACCTGGGCGCCACCGCCACGATCAGCAAGGTCACGCTGCAGTGGGAGGGGGCGTACGGAAAGGCGTACAAAATCCAGACCAGTCCGGATGGGACTGCCTGGACCGACGTCTACGCGACGACCAGCGGCGCCGGCGGCACCGAGGAGCTGACCGTCAGCGGCAGCGGGCGCTATGTCCGGCTCTACGGGACGGCCCGCAGCGGCGGTTACGGCTACTCGCTCTACGAATTCAAGGTCTACGGCTCGACCGGCGGCACCCCGGGCGGCGAGTGCACCACCAACGCGGCTCAGGGGCAGCCCGCCACGGCCTCCTCGCAGGAGGGCGCGGACGTGAGCGCCGACAAGGCGTTCGACGGGAACACCGGCACCCGGTGGTCCAGCCAGTTCGCCGACCCGCAGTGGATCCGTGTCGACCTGGGCGCCACCAGGGCGATCTGCGGCGTGGTGCTGAACTGGGAGGGGGCGTACGGAAAGGCGTACCGAATCCAGACCAGTCCGGACGGGACCACCTGGACCGACGCCTACGCGACGACGACCGGTGCCGGCGGCACGGAAAACCTCACGGTTTCGGCGAACGGCAGATATGTCCGGCTGTACGGAACCGCACGCGCCTCGGGCTACGGCTACTCGCTGTGGGAGTTCAAGGTCCTGACCGGCGGCGGATCCACCACCACGCCGACCACCCCGCCCACCCCGGACCCGAACTTCACCACCGTCTGGCAGGACGACTTCGACGGTACGGCGGGCACCTCCCCGAATCCCGCCAACTGGCTGCTGCGCACCGGCACCCAGTACCCCGGCGGCGCCGCGAACTGGGGCACCGGCTCGGTCGAGACCGCCAGTGACGCCACCGCCAACGTCGCGCTCGACGGCAGCGGCAAGCTGAGCATCAAGGCGATCCGCGACGGCGCCGGCAAGTGGACCTCGGGCCGGCTGGAGACGCAGCGCGCCGACTTCACCCCGCAGCCCGGCGAGATGCTCAAGTTCAGCGCCGTGCTCAAGCAGCCGGGTGTCGCCAACGCCGCCGGTTACTGGCCGGGCTTCCGGGCGACCGGCGCCGCCTACCGCGGCAACTACACCAACTGGCCGTCGGTCGGCGAGACCGACATCATGACCGACGTCAACGGCCGCGACCAGCTCGCCCAGACGCTGCACTGCGGCACCGCACCGGACGGCCCGTGCGCCGAGTACACCGGGCGTTCCTCCGGGTTCGCGTCATGCGTCGGCTGCCAGGCCGGATACCACGAGTACTCGCAGGTCATCGACCGGACCAAGACCGACGAGGAGATCCGCTTCTACCTCGACGGCAAGCAGACCTGGGTGGTCCGCGAGTCCCAGGTCGGCGTCACCGCCTGGAACGCGGCCGTGCACCACGGCTTCTACCTGCGCCTCGACCTGGCGATCGGCGGCTCGCTGCCGAACGCGGTGGCCGGCTCCACCACGCCGACGGCGGAGACCACCAGCGGCGGCGTGCTCAGCGTCGACTCGGTCACCGTGGCCCGGCAGACCGGCACGACGCCGGCCGCGATGACCGATCCGGCGGTGCTGGCCGGGCCCAGCGTCGTCAAGGTCACCGGTACGCAGGGCAACTGGACACTGACCGTCAACGGCACGCCGTGGCAGGTCAAGGGCATGACGTACGGGCCGCCGCAGGCCGCCGCGGACGGGTACATGCGGGACCTGAAGAACATGGGCGTGAACACGATCCGGATCTGGGGACCGGACGCCAACACGCCGCTCCTGCTCGACACCGCGGCCCGGTTCGGGATCAAGGTGATCGTCGGGCTGTGGCTCAACCACGGCGCCGACTACGTGAACGACACCGCGTACAAGACGTCGGCCAAGACCGACGTGCTGAACTGGGTGAACCAGCTCAAGGGGCGGCAGGGCGTGCTGCTGTGGGACGTCGGCAACGAGGTCATCCTGGAGATGCAGAACTACGGGCTGTCCGCTGCCGAGGTCGAGGCACGGCGGGTCGGTTACGCCAAGTTCGTCGACGAGCTGGCCGAGGCGATCCACGCGGCCGACACGAACCACCCGGTGACCTCGACGGACGCCTACACGTACGCGTGGACGTACTACAAGCGGTACGCCCCGGCGCTGGATCTGCTGGCGGTCAACTCGTACGGGGCGATCGACACGGTCAAGCGGGACTGGATCGCCGGCGGCTACACCAGGCCGTACCTCCTCACCGAGGGCGGCCCGGCCGGCGAGTGGGAGGTGCCCAACGACGCGAACGGGGTGCCGAACGAGCCGTCCGATCTGGCGAAGAAGGCCGGTTACGCGTACAGCTGGAATGCGATCAAGGGGCATGCGGGTGTCGCGCTCGGCGCCACCGAGTTCCACTACGGCCTGGAGAACGACTTCGGCGGCGTGTGGCTGAACACCACCACCGGTGGCTGGCGACGGCTCGGCTACGCGGCGCTGCGGGAGGCGTACACCGGTCAGCCGGTGCCGAACACCGCTCCGGAGATCTCCGCGATGACTGTCTCCTCGAGCACGGCGGTCCCGGCCGGCGGTACCTTCACCGTGGGCGTCAGCGCCTCCGACCCGCAGGGTGACGCGATCCGCTACAACCTGATGGCCAGCGACAAGCACATCAACGGCAACAAGGGGTTGCGGTACCTGACCTACACCCAGACCGCCGACGGCAAGTTCACCGTACGCGCGCCGGAGACCCTCGGCGTGTGGAAGGTGTACGTCTACGCGTACGACGGTCAGGGCAACGTCGGGATCGAGCAGCGCTCGGTGAAGGTGGTCCCGCCCGTCCTGCCCGGCACCAACCTGGCCAAGGGCAGGGCGGCGACCGCGTCCACCTACCAGCCGACCGGCACCAACGGGCCGCAGCTGCCGTCCTACGCCGTCGACGGCGACTACGGCACCCGCTGGGCGAGCGAGTGGGTCGACACCGCGTGGCTGCGGGTCGACCTGGGCTCGGTGCAGTCGTTCGACCACGTGGCGCTGGCGTGGGAGGCGGCGTACGCGACGTCGTACCAGGTCCAGACGTCGAGCGATGGCACCAACTGGACCACGGTGTACGCGACGGCGGCCGGTGACGGCGGGTTCGACAACCTGGCGGTCACCGGCTCCGCCCGCTACGTCCGGGTGAACAACACGGCACGGGCCACGGCGTACGGATATTCGCTCTACGAATTCGGTGTCTACAAGTCCTGA
- a CDS encoding DUF305 domain-containing protein has protein sequence MPPSGTGPGAPAAFGGTDLAWLEINIAMDEELLPLLALAPANGASPALKDLAAQVTAFTEEELGTLRQLHDEARLPAENPHEGMPMPGMVTPSLLASATGTRGAGFDALLAKALREHLEQGKQLATSERSAGSESRTKALAARILKSRESALTKLQKYP, from the coding sequence GTGCCGCCTTCCGGCACCGGACCGGGCGCTCCGGCCGCGTTCGGCGGCACTGACCTTGCCTGGCTCGAGATCAACATCGCGATGGACGAGGAGTTGCTGCCGCTGCTCGCCCTGGCCCCCGCGAACGGCGCCTCGCCAGCCCTGAAAGACCTGGCCGCCCAGGTCACGGCGTTCACCGAGGAGGAGCTGGGTACGCTGCGACAGCTGCACGACGAGGCCCGGCTGCCGGCGGAGAACCCGCACGAGGGCATGCCGATGCCCGGGATGGTGACGCCGTCACTGCTCGCCTCGGCCACCGGGACGCGGGGCGCGGGCTTCGACGCGCTGCTCGCCAAGGCGCTGCGGGAGCACCTGGAGCAGGGCAAGCAGTTGGCCACCAGCGAGCGGAGCGCCGGCTCGGAATCTCGCACCAAAGCCCTCGCGGCGCGCATTCTGAAATCCCGGGAGTCGGCGCTCACCAAGTTACAAAAATATCCCTGA
- a CDS encoding DUF1996 domain-containing protein, translated as MHKTKLLAPLAALALLSAVLTVTQSAYAADSLLSQGRPALASSTENGESPAIAAVDGRSDTRWGSQWADPQWLRVDLGATATITQVKLEWEAAYAKAFQIQTSPDGNAWTTIYSTTTATGGKQALTVNGSGRYVRMYGTQRGTGYGYSLYEFQVYGTSTATPPPTDGPGYVYANPPVTGVVPSTATPPAQNPPVTHREFQANCSVSRTNLGDDPIVFPNLPGASHSHTFMGNRTTNASTTLASLQSGTTSCITPGDKTGYWMPTLFNGTTAVQPDGPQVIYYKSGVIDYTSVRPFPPGLRYVVGSPNSTLDEFRNHPGAVEGFECGDSTRNWDIPANCVAGSQLNVRFQAPSCWDGIHLDTPDHKSHMAYPIVGVCPADHPVAVPMIEFKMAWPVSGNLANVHFASGRGYSFHYDVYNAWDPAVLAALVSHCINGGLQCNPRGFDQYKPERGAALNENYELP; from the coding sequence GTGCACAAAACGAAGCTGCTGGCGCCGTTAGCGGCGCTCGCTCTGCTCAGCGCCGTGCTGACCGTCACCCAGTCCGCCTATGCCGCCGACTCGCTGCTGTCCCAGGGTCGTCCGGCGCTCGCCTCGTCCACCGAGAACGGCGAGTCGCCGGCGATCGCCGCCGTCGACGGCCGCTCCGACACCCGCTGGGGCAGCCAGTGGGCCGACCCGCAATGGCTGCGCGTGGATCTCGGCGCCACCGCCACGATCACGCAGGTCAAGCTGGAGTGGGAGGCCGCGTACGCGAAGGCCTTCCAGATCCAGACCTCGCCGGACGGCAACGCCTGGACCACCATCTACAGCACCACCACCGCGACCGGTGGCAAGCAGGCCCTCACGGTCAACGGCTCCGGCCGCTACGTGCGGATGTACGGCACCCAGCGCGGCACCGGATACGGCTACTCGCTGTACGAGTTCCAGGTCTACGGAACGTCGACGGCCACCCCGCCGCCCACCGACGGGCCGGGCTACGTCTACGCGAATCCGCCGGTCACCGGCGTGGTCCCGTCCACCGCGACGCCACCCGCGCAGAACCCGCCGGTCACCCACCGCGAGTTCCAGGCGAACTGCTCGGTCAGCCGGACCAACCTCGGCGACGACCCGATCGTCTTCCCGAACCTGCCCGGTGCCTCGCACTCGCACACCTTCATGGGCAACCGCACCACCAACGCCAGCACCACCCTCGCCTCGCTGCAGTCCGGCACCACGTCCTGCATCACCCCGGGCGACAAGACCGGCTACTGGATGCCGACCCTGTTCAACGGCACCACCGCCGTGCAGCCGGACGGCCCGCAGGTCATCTACTACAAGAGCGGCGTGATCGACTACACCAGCGTCCGCCCGTTCCCGCCCGGCCTGCGCTACGTGGTCGGCAGCCCGAACTCGACGCTCGACGAGTTCCGCAACCACCCGGGCGCTGTCGAGGGCTTCGAGTGCGGCGACTCCACCCGCAACTGGGACATCCCGGCGAACTGCGTGGCCGGCTCCCAGCTCAACGTCCGCTTCCAGGCCCCGAGCTGCTGGGACGGCATTCACCTGGACACCCCGGACCACAAGAGCCACATGGCGTACCCGATCGTCGGCGTCTGCCCGGCCGATCACCCGGTCGCCGTCCCGATGATCGAGTTCAAGATGGCCTGGCCGGTCAGCGGCAACCTGGCCAACGTCCACTTCGCCAGCGGGCGAGGGTACTCGTTCCACTACGACGTGTACAACGCCTGGGATCCGGCGGTGCTGGCCGCCCTGGTCAGCCACTGCATCAACGGCGGGCTGCAGTGCAACCCGCGCGGGTTCGACCAGTACAAGCCGGAGCGTGGGGCGGCGCTGAACGAGAACTACGAGCTGCCGTAG
- a CDS encoding LacI family DNA-binding transcriptional regulator gives MQSQRLPTLEDVARVAGVSRATVSRVVNGIRNVDPQLHELVWSAVEQTGYVPNRMARSLVTRRTGTVALVVSDSETHDDDPFMSRFFADPYFGRIVGGLMSVLRPSTTQLALQMVGADGHKRLVGDLRNGQADGAVVLSLPARDRLPGLLAEAGIPAVLIGRPAEPVPISYVDLANETGAALAADRLVARGCQRIGMISGPADVPASQDRITGFRRALARHGHAWVPTVSGNFTQESGEQAMRALLGAHPQLDGVFVANDLMALGALLVLRDAGKRAPEDVAVVGFDDSSAALAARPALTTVRHPLEDMAAEAAKLLLTRIEEPSSRVSSVIYEPSLVVRQSA, from the coding sequence ATGCAGAGCCAGCGGCTACCCACGCTCGAGGACGTAGCCCGCGTGGCGGGTGTCTCGCGGGCCACCGTCTCCCGTGTCGTCAACGGCATCCGCAACGTCGACCCGCAACTGCACGAGCTGGTCTGGAGCGCCGTCGAGCAGACCGGTTACGTGCCCAACCGGATGGCCCGCTCGCTGGTCACCCGCCGCACCGGCACGGTGGCCCTGGTCGTCTCCGACTCCGAGACGCACGACGACGACCCGTTCATGAGCCGGTTCTTCGCCGACCCCTACTTCGGCCGGATCGTCGGCGGCCTGATGAGCGTGCTGCGCCCGTCCACCACCCAGCTGGCTCTGCAGATGGTCGGCGCCGACGGCCACAAACGCCTGGTCGGCGACCTGCGCAACGGTCAGGCCGACGGCGCCGTGGTGCTCTCGTTGCCGGCCCGCGACCGGTTGCCCGGCCTGCTCGCCGAGGCCGGCATCCCGGCCGTACTGATCGGCCGGCCGGCCGAGCCGGTCCCGATCAGCTACGTCGACCTGGCCAACGAGACCGGCGCCGCGCTCGCCGCGGACCGCCTGGTCGCCCGCGGCTGCCAGCGGATCGGCATGATCTCCGGCCCCGCCGACGTGCCGGCCAGCCAGGACCGGATCACCGGTTTCCGGCGCGCGCTCGCCCGGCACGGGCACGCCTGGGTCCCCACGGTCAGCGGCAACTTCACCCAGGAGAGCGGTGAGCAGGCGATGCGCGCGCTGCTCGGCGCCCACCCCCAGCTCGACGGCGTCTTCGTGGCCAACGACCTGATGGCCCTCGGCGCCCTCCTCGTCCTGCGCGACGCCGGAAAGCGCGCGCCGGAGGACGTCGCGGTGGTGGGCTTCGACGACAGCAGCGCGGCCCTCGCGGCCCGCCCGGCCCTCACCACGGTCCGGCACCCGCTGGAGGACATGGCCGCCGAAGCCGCGAAACTCCTGCTCACCCGCATCGAGGAACCGTCGTCCCGGGTCAGCTCGGTGATCTACGAGCCGTCCCTGGTGGTCCGCCAGTCCGCCTGA